The genomic DNA TTGGCGCCCTCTGTTCGCGAAGCCTCCGAAGCCAATCCGATGACGATCGCAGCACGCGGCGGGCCAGCGCCAGCAAAGCGCTGGCTGCTCGACTCACTGCTGCTCCATGAGGTCCGGATCGTCGGCGCAGTCGCCGGTCATGGCGCAGCTAGAGCCGACCTGCCGCGTGGACTTGGGAAGACGCGCAATCAACTCGCAGCGATGCATCGATTCCGCGAAAATATTGTCGACCTCCGTGCCGTCGATCATGACAACGCCGTTTCGGATGGCTGGGTGAGTGCCGTTCGCGATCTTCATCGCGACGATGCGGATGGCAGCGTTGGCGTAGTGGCATGGCCCCATTGAGAGTGCGATCTGCTGCCAACCGGGCGTCGCGTTCGCTTGCTCCGGCTGCTCATAGAACTTTGCCAGCATGTCGAGGAAATCGCCGTCTTTCATCCGGATCTGTTCGGCCAGCTTTGCAAGCTCGATCTGGTCGCCTGATTTTACGAGATCGGCAACCCTGGCTTCGAGACGCTGGGCGTCAGCACCGTCACCGAGCGAGGCGACGGCAGCTTGCAGACGCACCTCATCCATAGCTTTGACGGGCGCAAAGAACGCAAGATTGGCCAATAGGGATGAAACGGCGAGCAACCTCGCATACGACAGTCTTTGCAAGCAACGCACTCGAGCTTTCTCCTCGACCGTGATTGAGTAGGGACCCCGGCATTCTGCAAAGGCGCTGGCAGCCGCTTGCCGCCCGCCGGAAAAACAAGAGGCCGCAGCGCTTCCGCCACGGCCTTTCAGATTACGTCTCGCAACCGAGCCTTACGCGATGCCGCGGCCGAGGAACTCCTTGATCTCGTAGCCCGGCATGAAGTTGCCGATGCGCTTGATCTCCCATTCGAGCCGGACGCCGGAATGTTCGAGCACGCGCTGGCGCACGGTTTCGCCGAGATATTCGAGCTCGTAGCCGGTCGCCTGGCCGGTGTTGATCATGAAGTTGCAGTGCAGCGGCGACATCTGCGCGCTACCGATCATCATGCCGCGGCAGCCGGCCTCGTCGATCAGCTTCCAGGCCGAGTGGCCCTCCGGGTTCTTGAAGGTCGAGCCACCGGTCTTTTCGCGGATCGGCTGCACCGTTTCGCGATGCTGGCGCACGGCATCCATGTCGGTGCGGATCTTGTTCTTGTCCTCGGCGTAGCCTTCGAACACCGCGTGGGTGAAGATGAGGTCCTTCGCCGCCGCCGAATGGCGGTAGGCATAGCCCATGTCGGCATTCGACAGCACATGCTGGTTGCCCTGACGGTCGACCGCGTGCACCTCGACGACCCGCTCGCGGGTCTCGGCACCATTGGCGCCGGCGTTCATGCGCAGCGCGCCGCCGAGCGAGCCGGGAATGCCGTAGTAGAAGTAGAAGCCGCCAATGCCGTGATCGAGCGCCATGGCCGCGATGTTCTTGTCCGGGCAGATCGCGCCGGCCTTGATGCGGTTTTCGCCGACCAGTTCCAGATCGCCAAAACCCTTGGCCGACAGCCGGATGACGACGCCGGGAATGCCGCCGTCGCGCACCAGCAGGTTCGAGCCGACGCCGACAACCATGACCGGCACTTCAGCCGGGACCAGCTTCAGGAAGGTGATGAGATCGTCGGTGTCGTGCGGCTGGAACATCAGCTCGGCAAGACCGCCGGCGCGGAACCAGGTGACACGATCCATCGGCGCATCCGGCGTGATACGGCCGCGCACAGCGCTGACGCCACTTCCGAGCGATTCCAGTAGTTTCTGACCGTTGACCTGTTTCATGCTCAATTTCCTGAAATATCCGCGAGTTCCTTAGGCAGGGCAGCCGCCCAGTAGGTGATGCTGCCAGCCCCCAAGAGAACCACAAAATCGCCGGGCTGTGCAATCTTGCTGACAACCG from Ensifer adhaerens includes the following:
- the murB gene encoding UDP-N-acetylmuramate dehydrogenase: MKQVNGQKLLESLGSGVSAVRGRITPDAPMDRVTWFRAGGLAELMFQPHDTDDLITFLKLVPAEVPVMVVGVGSNLLVRDGGIPGVVIRLSAKGFGDLELVGENRIKAGAICPDKNIAAMALDHGIGGFYFYYGIPGSLGGALRMNAGANGAETRERVVEVHAVDRQGNQHVLSNADMGYAYRHSAAAKDLIFTHAVFEGYAEDKNKIRTDMDAVRQHRETVQPIREKTGGSTFKNPEGHSAWKLIDEAGCRGMMIGSAQMSPLHCNFMINTGQATGYELEYLGETVRQRVLEHSGVRLEWEIKRIGNFMPGYEIKEFLGRGIA